The nucleotide window ATCGGAACAAACGGTATCAATGGATAATGCTATAGTATCAACAATAGTAGAATCAACAGTCATACCAATAGTATCGGAGAAATCATTGTAAAGATCAATCGGCAAAGATACCAGACTATCTGCTTTGCCCTCTGCAAGCGGGTCCGTAAAATTATAAGGCGTTCCGTCTGCTTTTAACCCGTCAAAAGTTGCAACATTCAGCGTTGGCGGGTCAACACAAAATCTGTTGTTAATATAGGTACCCCCAACGTTAATATAGGTAACACTATCATATAGCCATTTACTAGCATCAGGAAAACCAGATGAAGAAGAAAAGTCATCAAAAAATGGCAGGGGCAGGGTAAGTGTATTCTGAACGACAACGGTATAATCTTCCACTTCTCCATAGCTAAATGCCTCACAAGTGGTTTGTGCACCGTTGTACTTCATTGAAACACGCATCCTGGTCGCCCCCAAAGAGGCGGTTAAAGGAACGTCCAGATTTCCGGTAACCGTTGTGCTGGAAAGCCCCCTCGCATCAAAAACCAGCTCATCGGCATCTAAGAAGTCGCCATCCTGGTTAAGGTCAATCCATATCTTCCAGTATTCATTATACGTTGATGAGCTAAAACCGGGCGTCAGGGTAACGGCATTGCTTGATCCTTGCTCTAAATTGGTGGAAATACCGGTAAAATCAGCATATCCTCCATTTGAAGCAGTATTGTTATCAATGGAGGCAACAGTCACTCCGGCTATCCATTCATAAGAAGCATCATTGCCCTGGGAAGAACAATATGCACCGCCTGCATTAAGTGTTGTGAAAGTATTGGATTTTTTTAGGTACTTGCTTTGCTCTTTATATGCCTGCATTCTTATTTTGTCATATTTTAATGGATAAATATTCAATTGTCCAAACACATTAGCGATTGGTATGATCCCTTCTATTATACAAAAAAGAAGTACCAGAATAGCTTTTGGATATTTGATAGAAAATATCATTATAACTAAATTTATCTCAATAACGTAACTGTCCCCGACCTCGTATATTGTTCCCCTCCAAAATCTTTTGCTTCTATCAGGTAAGCGTAAACGCCCACTGGCGCTTGCTTACCGTTAATGGTTCCGTCCCAGCCATTGCTCATTTGATTTGATACAAAAATTATTTCCCCCCACCTGTTATATATGATCATTTTGAAATCCTCAATAAAAGGCGCTTTTATTTTAAAAATTTCATTTAAACCATCTCCGTTTGGCGTAAAGGCAGTTGGAATAAATAATTCCTGTTTGATGATGACAATATTTGAATATGAAACAGCAGCAACTGGCGTATCAGCAATGGCTTTTACCCTGTATATACGATGTTGGTAGTCTGATTTTTCTATAATATCTGTGTAAGTTGTGTCCTTTGTTGATAAACTATCATAGGGTAAAAAATCATCTTTAAGCCATTCAAAAACGTATTCCTTTACCCCGTTTTGCCAGCCAACGTAATCAGTCCAGGATAATTTAATTGTTTGAAAATTTTCTATCGTACCCTGAAGTAAAATAGGGCAGGATATCATGCTTGGATCAGCTTTATTATCACACGAATCAATATAGCTTACGACATAGCAGTTTCGTGTAGTACCGGTGTTTGCTCTTTGATCTGTATAGTTGCTATCCGTTAAAGTATCTACTGGCTGAAAAGACCCGCCATCTTCTGATCTTGAAATAATATATTCTTTTACAACAAAGCTATCAGGTTTCTCCCATGATAATTGCGGGGTATTATTCAGGATGGTTGTATAAAAGTTGCTGACTTTATCCGGGACGTCCGTGGATTTAGCTGTAACACATTGCTGCCAGGAAACAGAGCTCATATTATTTTGTTGAATGTCAGCGACAACATGGTAGCAATATTGAAACCCACACCGCACATCAGAGTCGATATAGAAGGTATCTAAGGTAGTTTGTATCAGTGAATCGTTTCGGTATAAAGAATAGGTTTGTAAAGTATCGCTTATATAGCCTGACCAGGTAATAATATTTTGATTATTTGAAGCTGTTACCTCTATATTGATACTGCATATTTCTTCGGAGATTATAGAATTACCGCAAATATCAAATGCAACTATTTTATAGCAATATAAATTTGTAGTAGTATTAAGACTATCAATATTATAGTTTAAAAGTACTAAAGAATTTGAAACTGTATCTATGCTTTGATAAGCGCCTGAAGCGCCTGTCTTTTGCTGTATAGCATAATTTACATAATCATCTGTATTAAAAATCAGTTCAAGGATTCCGCTATTTGTATTTTTCTGTATTACTTTAAGTTTTTCTATAATTGGCTTTGTTAAAGATAGAAA belongs to Cytophagales bacterium and includes:
- a CDS encoding gliding motility-associated C-terminal domain-containing protein gives rise to the protein MNKLFSHLFLLSIFVSLLFNVCNAQVDSACFDADFTRGCPPHTISITNCANGSGIQYWYGVGTDTFGVDLISDTFYLYTTPGKYTVMQSVNLDIGPQDFLFRENYIEVLDTLKPDFTVHLCEGDTVIVVINDTVYDQYNDEYIINWGDASPFDTLHSKDDTIHFYNDSSQRTIIVRGHYMPGDCGGSNSITITPFLSLTKPIIEKLKVIQKNTNSGILELIFNTDDYVNYAIQQKTGASGAYQSIDTVSNSLVLLNYNIDSLNTTTNLYCYKIVAFDICGNSIISEEICSINIEVTASNNQNIITWSGYISDTLQTYSLYRNDSLIQTTLDTFYIDSDVRCGFQYCYHVVADIQQNNMSSVSWQQCVTAKSTDVPDKVSNFYTTILNNTPQLSWEKPDSFVVKEYIISRSEDGGSFQPVDTLTDSNYTDQRANTGTTRNCYVVSYIDSCDNKADPSMISCPILLQGTIENFQTIKLSWTDYVGWQNGVKEYVFEWLKDDFLPYDSLSTKDTTYTDIIEKSDYQHRIYRVKAIADTPVAAVSYSNIVIIKQELFIPTAFTPNGDGLNEIFKIKAPFIEDFKMIIYNRWGEIIFVSNQMSNGWDGTINGKQAPVGVYAYLIEAKDFGGEQYTRSGTVTLLR